The genomic interval TCTTCCTCCCCTCCGCGACGCGCGCGAGGAAGAGGTCGTAGATGCCGCTCATCGTCTCGAGCACACGAGCTTTCGTGGGGTCGTCCCACGACGAGAGCATGGAGAGGTAGGCGGCGCGCGCGGCCGCCCCGGGCTTCTCTTTCGCGGCCGGGAACGTCTCCGCGTGCACGCCGAACCGCTCGAGCGCCCCACCGATCCCGACCTTGCCGCCGACGACGCCGATCGAACCGACGATACTCATCGGATCGGCGAAGATCACGTTGGCCGTGGACGCGAGGTAGTAGCCACCGCTCGCGGCCATCTCGCCGACGCTGACGACGATCGGCTTTTTGGCACGAATCCGCATGAGGTCGTGCCAGAGAAGATCGCTCGCGAGGGCGCTGCCGCCGGGCGAATCGATGCGGAGGACGACGGCCTTGATATCGTCGTTCTTCTCGATTTCCGCGAGCTCGCGCGACAGCTCTTTCTGCGTGATCCCGTCGCGACCTCCGAAGGGCCCGCCTCCGCCGCCCATCGAGATGCTCCCCGTCGCGCGTACGAGAGCGACAGGGCCCGCCGAGGGGCCGTCTCCCGCGATCGCCTCGACGAGCTCGCCGAGCGCGTCGTCGTCCGCCGAGACCCCCGGGCCACCGAAGCGGGCGCGGTGACGCTCGACACCGACGAGCTTCTCGAGGCCGCGAAGAGCGTCGTCGGAGTATCCGACCTCGTCGATGATTCCGCGAGCGATCGCGGCCTTGGGCGAATAGGGGCCGTCCTCGATGGCGTCCGCCACGCCCTCCTTCGCCCGCCCCTCGCGGATGGTGTCGCGCCAGGTGGTGCGGAGATCGGCGAGCACCCCCTCGAGGGAGGCGCGCGCCTCGTCGCTCGGGCCGTCCCGGGTGAGCGGCTCTTCGGCGCCTTTGAATTTCCCCACCTGAAGGATGTCGACGGACACCTTCAGCTCCTCGACGAGGAGCTTGCGGAGGTAGACGACCTGCGCCGCGAGCCCCACGGTGTCGACGTCACCGGCGGGCGACACGGTGATCTTCGTGCAGCCCCGGGCCGCCATGATCATGGCCGTGTTGCCGAGGCCGTCGGCGTGACAGTGGATGGGCAGCCCCTTCTTGCGGAGCTCGAAGAGCACGTCGCCAGCCTCTTCGGCGTGAGCCGCAGGCAGCGTGGTGCCGCCGAAGCGGACGAAGATCCCCTTCACGTGGGCGTCGGTTCGAATGCCTTCGACGGCCTGGAGGAAGTCCCAGAACGTGCGGCGCTTCGGGGCCGAGAGACCGAGGAACCCTGCGTCCTCGTGCTCCGGGAGGCCCGAGGTGACGTCGAGGACGGCGACGTGGGGGGCCGATTTCGGCGCGGGGGCGTCGGACTTTCGCACCTCCCGGGGCCGCCCCTCGCACCCGACGATGGAGACCGCGAGCCCGGCGACGAGCGCCGCCGAGACGAGCCGAGACGCCATGCCATTTTCCTTTAGTTTCAAGGATTTGGCTCCTCCGGTTTGGGTGACGGGGCGGGGGGAACCGGCGCTGCCGAGGGGGCTTGGGGGGGCGGGTCGGAAGGTGGGGTGGATGCGGCCGGCGTGGTGGGCGCAGACGCCGTGGGTGCCGCGCTCGCTTGCGGAGCCGCAGGGCCTTGACCATCCGCGCGGACCTTCACGCGCATCGGGTAGGCGCTCTCCGGGAAGCGTTCGACGATCTCTCGGTAGCTCTTCTGCGCGGCCGCGCGATCCCCGGACTCCCACTCGACGTCGGCGAGACCGACGAGCGCGGGGACGTAGCTTGGGTTCTGCGAAAGGGCGCGCTTGTAGGCGTCCTTCGCGGTGCCGACGTCGCGCTGCGCGTGAGCCACGTGCGCGAGCCCCGTGAGGGCCTCGGAGTCGGTGGGGTTCTTCTGGAGAGCCAGCTCGTAGAGGCGCTTCGCCACGTCGAGCTTGCCGTGGCTCCGCGCGATCTCGGCCTGCGACACGAGCACACGCGGATCGGTAGGTGCGCCCGCGCCGAGCGCCTTGAGGCTGCTCACGTCGACCCCCGCGACGCCGCCGTCCTCGGCGCTCGCGACGGAAGCGGCAGGAGCTCCCTTGGAACGATCGACGTAGGCACGGAGGGGCGCGACGAGCGGGTGACCGGCGGCCCCGGCCTCGAGGCGCGCGACCTCTCCGCGAGCACCCTCGAGATCGCCTGCGCGGACGAGGGCGACCACGAGCGCGGCACGAGCGCGCCCCCCTGCTCCCTCCGACGAAGCGGCGAGGCGAAGGCGCTGGAGAACCGTGCTCCAGACGGGATCGGGGCTCGCCATGTCGAGCGTCGCGAGCACGTAGGCCGTCTCGGCTTGGTTCCCTTGCGAGGTGATCTTCGCGACGAGCGCGCGGGCTTTGTCGACCTGACCGCTCGCGCGGAGGGCGTCGATTCTCGCGCGGAGCACCGACGGGTCGTCGGGGGCCGTGGCGAGCGCGGCGTCCGTCGACTCGAGCGCTGCAGCTGCGAGCTCGCGCGCCTTCGGTTGCACCGCCCCCGGGTCGGGCGCGACGAGCACCTGGATCCATGCGACGTCCGCCCGGGCGGTGGCGAGCTTCGCGTACCCGAGGAGGAGCCGAGGATGTTTTTCGGCGAGCACGCTCGCTTTGTCGAGGTTCTCTTTCGCGCGATCGAGCTCGCCGTCCGTGAGGGCCTTTTCGCCCGCCGCGAGGAACGCTTCGGCCTTGGGGTCGAGCGCGACGGCGACCTTCTCGGACGGGTGCGTGCGGACGTAGTACGCCGCGAGACCGCCGATGCCGAGCACCACGACCGCCGCGACGACGAGGCCGCCGACCGAGCGTCGCGGCTTGGAGGCGCGAGGCACGCCCGAGTCCGTCCACTCTTCGGGGCCCGCCTCGATGCGACGAGCCGGCGGGGGGAGCGGCGAGGTCACCTCGATCGGGCGGTCCATCGGCGCCGCGGAATCCACCGACGATCGCCACGCGTCACGCGGAGCGGGGAGCGCCGAGACCTCCGGGGCGAGCTCCACCTTCGGCTCGTACGGCGTGTCGATGCGCGCCGGCGCGGAGGCCTGCCCCGGGGGCTCTGGGGCATCGGCGAGCCGCGTGGGGAGGTCGTCGCCGTCGAGATCCTCGAGGCTTCGAGGAGACGGCACGTGGGCGAGAAAGTCGGGCTCGGTCCCCACGCGGGGGCGGATCGGCGCCATCGCGAGCGTGGACGCCAGCGGCGAAGCGCCGGCGCCCGGAAGCGTAGGCACTCCAGGGGTCGCGAAGATCGGGGGAACCGCGACCGGCGGGGGCGGCACCGGGGTCCGCGTGGCGGCGAGGTGCTCTTCGAGCAGGCGCGCCGGGGTGGCGGCCGTGCGGTCGGGATCGACCGCGACGGGGCGCTCGGGAGGAGGCGTCACCGATCGCTCGGTGGCCGGGCCGTCGGCCTCGGGGGCGACACTCGACAGCCGACGCTTTTCGTCGAAAAAGGGAGCAAGCTCGGCAATTTGCCCGATGGGGCGAGGAGCGACCCCACCCCGCTCGAGGAGGTCGCTGACGTCGATCTGACGCGAGAGAATGGCGCGCTGGAGCTCTCGCAACGAGCCGTAGACGAACGTCGATCCGTCGGCGGTGGTCACGAGCCATTGATCGTCGGTCCCGGCCTTGCGCACCTTGAACTGGTATCCGCAGTTCGAGCACTTGACGGTCGTGCCTCTCCCGCTCACGAGCGCGTCGTCGAACTCGTACTGGGTGGCGCAGCTCTCACACTGGACGTGCATGGGGTGCCTGGGGGCTGGAACGGTACCACAAGCGCGCGTCCTACCAGCCCTTTTCCGAGGAAAGCCGCGTCGGACCGTCCGAGTCGGGGGCGACATGACGCACGGTCCACAGCACGCGTGAACCGCAGGATACGCTCGACCCGGCCACTTGGCGCGTCGGGCGTTCAGCGCGCCGTTTTTCCGAGCCTTGGTCGGGGGCACGGGCGTTGCTAGAGTCAGGGGGTGCGCACCGCAGGCCTCCGCCTTTGGCAGCGCCAGACTCCCGCGGCGTCGCCGCCTTCGCGAACTCCTCTCCCAGGATCCACGCCATGAAGCGAGCTCTTTCGGTCGGAATTTTCGGCGCTCTCGCGGCCGTCCTCGCCGGATGTCCGATCTACCCCGACAGCCGCAACAACACACGCGTCTGCGACGGCACGGCCTGCTACCTCTGCCCGGACTCGACCCTCGACGACCGCTGCGTCGACTGGAGATGCGACAGCGCCTCCGAGTGTCCCTCGGGTTACCGCTGCGACTCGTCGAGCCGCTGCGTGCCCGGGACGACGACGCCCCCGAGCACCGGCACCCGCTGCTCCTCGGCGGCCGACTGCCGCGCGGGAGAGGTGTGCGGCTCCGATTCCCTCTGCCACACGGGGACGTGCGGCGACTGGGGGTGCCCTTCTCCTCAGGTCTGCAAGCTCCAGAACGGCGCGCTCCGCTGCACCACCCCGACGTCCCCCAACGACGCCGGCCCCGGGCCGGGTTGCTACAAGGACGCCGACTGCGCCTCGACGGCCGGCGCCAAATGCCTCTCCGGTCAGTGCACCGCCCCGGCGGATCAGTGCTCGGACGCGACCCAATGCCCGGGTGGCCAACAGTGCGTTCAAGGCGTCTGCACGCCCTCCTGCTCGGCGTCGAAGCCTTGCCCGACCGGGTTCGGCTGCGACCTCTCCAAGGGCGTCTGCACCCAGAACCCGACCCCTTGCACGGAAGGTGGAAACCAGTGCCAGGGCGGCACGACCTGCGTCCAGGAGCGCTGCGTGAGCCCATGCGGCACGGGAAACACCTGCCCCTCCGGTCTCGTCTGCGTCGACGGGGGCTGCATCCCGAACCAGCGACCGGTCTTCACGTGCGACAAGGAGGGCCTCCGCGACGCGTGCGCCGCGGGCAGCATCTGCCTGCGCCATAGCTGCTACATCGCGTGCGACTCGGACGCCTCCGACGCCTGCCGCGCGAGCGATCGCTTCAACGTGTGCAAGAGCGTGACGACCGGGTCGGGCACCTACTCGGTGTGCGGCTCGGACTCGAACCTCGGCACCGAGTGCGACGTGGCCCAGGGCCGCGCGTGCAATAGCCCCCTCGTGTGCATCGACGGCTTCTGCCGCTGACCCTCCGAACGCCCCGAACCGAAGAAGCCCTCTCGTCCTTCCCGAGAGGGCTTCTGCCTATTTTAGCCACGAAGCGCCCGGATCGGCGTCGCCGGTCAGCGGCGCGGGGGCTTGCCGCCCGACTGTTTCGTCTCGACCTCGCCGAGCAGCTCGCGGGCCTCGTGGGCGAGCTCGCCGATCGTGACGAGGAGCCCCTCGGCTTCGTCGTCGACCTCGACCTGGCGACCGTCACGGACGAGCGGCGCGAGGAGGGGGGCGGCCGTGGGGTCGCCGAGCTCCGCAAGAGCCTCGATGGCCGAGGCCACGACCTCGCCCTCCGAGTGAGCGAGGAACTTGCCGAGCAGCTTCACGCAGCCCGGCTCGGCGACCTCGGCGAGGAGGTAGGGCAGCTCGGTCAAGGCGGGGCTGTCCTTCGGGAGCCGTGCGAGCGCGCGCTCGATGCCGAGAGCCACCTCTTTGAACCTCTCGAAGGCGATGTTCTCGAGCTCCTCCCCGGCGACGGCTCGGGCTTCGGCGCTCTCGCCGCCCAGGATGTCGACGAGGAGATCGACGGCCTCGGGCCCCTCGATTTCGCCGAGCAACACGGAGAGACGGACGAGAGTGGCGGCCGCGTCGTCCGTGTCGCCCTCTTCGAGCGCGGCGCGCGTCCGCTTCGCGATTTCGGGGACCAGCTTCTTGCCTTGCGAGGCCAGCTCGGCATGAAGTCGCCTCACGGTGCGTTCGGCCAGGAAGAGCTCGTCGAGTTTCGTCGCCATGAGCGCGCTATAGTCCCATTTCGAGGCGTTCGTCATGCCCCCTTCGCATTCTCCTCCGAAGACGTCCGGGTTCCGAGCATGGCTCGTCGCTGCCGCAGCCCTGCTCGTGCTGGCATCCGGGGGGTACGGGCGCGCGCACACGGGACGGACTCCCCCCCGCGCGCCCGAAGCTTCGGAGGGGGCTCCCGAGGCGTCGCCTTGCCCGCAAGGAACGCTGCCCGACGAGGGCGCGTGCGTCCGAGCGGAGGCCCTCGACACGAGTGAGGGCGCCGAGAAAGAGGCGGCACCGAATGGCCACCACGATCGCTCGGGTCGATGGGCGATTTACGAACAAATTCCAAAACTTCCAGAGAGACCGGCGGCCTACGAGGCCTACCGCTACCCCGTCCAACCGGGGCTGCCCGGGGGCAAGTACGTCGTGAGCGGATACGATCTCGACCAACCGGACGAGCGGCAGCGAAGAGGTCGAACCCTGAGCCATGTCGGGCACGGAGGCCTCGATTTGCCGCAGACGAAAGGGGCGCCGGTCGTGCTCGTGGCGCTCGAGCACCAACAGGGAGACGCCGAGGTCCTCTTCACCGGGCGCCTCTTCGGCACGACGGTGATCACGCGGCACACGGTGCGCGAGGGCGGCAGGACGCGAGAGTACCTCGTGCTCTTCGGTCACCTCGACTCGATCGCCCCTTCCGTCTCGCCGGGCGTCCGCCTCCCCGAGGGCGCTCCGGTGGGAGGGGTCGGTGACACCGGCTCGCCCCAGCTCGTGCACCTCCACCTCGAGGTCCGGCGGGTACGCGAGGGCGTCGATCTGACCAAGATCGCCGGTGGGGGGGCGCTCATCGCCGAGAGCGTGAGCGTGGTCTGCGACCCCAGAAACGTCCTTCCGTTGCAGTGACCGGGCGCGTCGAGCCCACCCCTGTCGGTGCTGGGCAACACGTGGAGCTTGCACCCGCTCGAAAGCCGCGCGAGAGTAAAGAAAACGTGTCTCAACAGACCGCGGTACGGAGAGATGGGGGCGGATCGCGCCCGGATGGCCAGGAGGCCGCCCGGCAGGACGCCGCTTCTCCATCCTCGGTGGTCGTGAACGAGCACGACCCGATGATCGGCCGCAGCCTGGAGGGGCGGTACACCATCGTGTCGAAGCTCGGCGCGGGCTCGATGGGCACCGTCTACCGAGCCAAGCAGCACACGATGGGTCGCGAGGTCGCGATCAAGATCTTGCGCAGCGACAGGGCCCTCGACGAGTCGGCGAAGGCGCGTTTTCTGCGGGAAGCCCGGGCGAACAGCCTCCTCGCCTCGCCCAACACGGTCACCGTCTTCGACTTCGGCCAGAGCAAGACCGGCGAGCTCTACCTCGCGATGGAGCTCCTCGACGGCGAGTCGCTCGGGCAACGGCTCACGCGCGTCGGTCGCCTGGCCGTCGACGCCGCCATCGACACGGCTCGGCAAGCGCTCCGCTCGCTCGGCGAGGCCCACGCCAAAGGCATCGTCCACCGCGATCTGAAGCCCGACAACCTGTTCTTCGCCAAGGTGCTCTCGGGCGCGCTCATCGGCGACGACTCCCGGACGACGACCCGTCACGAGGAGATCGTCAAGGTCGTGGACTTCGGGATCGCGAAGATGCTCCGCGAGGGGGACGGCCCCATGAACGTGGTCGAGACCCAGGCCGGCACGGTCTTCGGGACGCCCCGGTACATGTCGCCGGAGCAGGCGCAGGGCAAGCCGCTCGACGCGCGCAGCGACCTCTACTCGCTCGGCGTGATCCTCTACCAAATGCTCACCGGCCGTCCGCCCTTCACGGACGACGACGCCATCGTGGTCATGGCGCGGCACATCAAGACGCCGCCCAAGCTCCCGACGGAGGTGTGCCCGGAGGCGGACATCCCGAAGGAGGTCGAGGCCGCCGTCATGCGCGCGCTCGCCAAGGACCCTTCGGACCGGCCCGAGAACGCCGAGGCCATGGCGGCCGAGCTGCTCGCGGCCGCCGAAGCGACCCTCGCGGGGACGAGCGGGGTGCGTGCGATGCTCACGAACGCCGCAGGAATCCCCGTTCCGGACTCGATGCGGCCTCCGGCGATGTCCGTGCCCCCTCCCCCGGTGGCGCCCGCCGTCGCGGCGTCCGCTTCGTCGCGCGACGGTCGCGGGACGGCGTGGTTCGTCGCCATCGGCCTCGGAGTCGTGGGGATCGGCGTCGCAGCCTACCTCATCGCTTCGAGCTCCCCGAAGGCGACCGTGGTGCCTCCTGTCCCTTCGGCATCGGCCAAGGCCCCCACGACGGTCAAGACCGCGCCCGCGGCCTCGCACTCGGGAGCCCCCACCATCTCGGTCGATTCTCTGCCGCTGGTCGGTCAGAAACCAACGGCGTCGGCTCCGGCGACCACTTCCGCGACCGTGGCGCCCCCACCGACCATGACCCCCGCGGCCGCCCCCTCGACGACGGCGAAAAAGCCCGCTCCGACGCCTCCGAGCAAACCCTCGGCCGCACCTGCCCCGTCGGCGACCTCGAAGTACGGCACGCTCGACCCCTGATCGGTCCGAAACCCGGCGCTCCGCACCAGGTGGACGAGGTAGGTGTACGTAGTCCGGGTGGATCGCCCGTGACCCGCACAAATCGAACCTTTTCGGAGCGTTGCCGAAGAGGGAACTTCCATGTAGCGTCGCGGCCCCATGGATCGGTCCGAAATCGACGACCTCGTCGAGCGTCTCGTCGCGGATCCCCACGATGAAGAAGCGCTCGCTTACGCGCATCGTGAGGGTGAAGCAGACCCCAAGTCCTATGCCCAGCTCCTCGAGCGTGTGGGCTCGGATACACGTGATCCCGCCTACGCGAGCCATTGGCTGAGCGAAGCGGCCAACGTGTGGTCGACGACGCTGAACGACGTACACCGCGCCGCGCGCTTGCTCATGATGGCGGTCGACAAGGACCCCACGCAGCAAGTCGCGGCCGAACGCCTCGCCGCCCTCTACCGAGAGAAGGGTGACACGAAGGCGCTCGTGGCGTTGCTCGATCGCCGAGCCAAGGCGCTCGCTCCGCTCCTCGCGCAACAGCCCGAGCTCCGTGACGAGCTCGCCGGGATGCA from Myxococcales bacterium carries:
- a CDS encoding S49 family peptidase is translated as MASRLVSAALVAGLAVSIVGCEGRPREVRKSDAPAPKSAPHVAVLDVTSGLPEHEDAGFLGLSAPKRRTFWDFLQAVEGIRTDAHVKGIFVRFGGTTLPAAHAEEAGDVLFELRKKGLPIHCHADGLGNTAMIMAARGCTKITVSPAGDVDTVGLAAQVVYLRKLLVEELKVSVDILQVGKFKGAEEPLTRDGPSDEARASLEGVLADLRTTWRDTIREGRAKEGVADAIEDGPYSPKAAIARGIIDEVGYSDDALRGLEKLVGVERHRARFGGPGVSADDDALGELVEAIAGDGPSAGPVALVRATGSISMGGGGGPFGGRDGITQKELSRELAEIEKNDDIKAVVLRIDSPGGSALASDLLWHDLMRIRAKKPIVVSVGEMAASGGYYLASTANVIFADPMSIVGSIGVVGGKVGIGGALERFGVHAETFPAAKEKPGAAARAAYLSMLSSWDDPTKARVLETMSGIYDLFLARVAEGRKTTPQAIAPHAEGRIFSGREGKRLGLVDELGGLRDAIAKARELAKLPADAHVSVSFGRPTLLDKLEGGGGSEERAAMRALGLDLERLVSRAMPEVVPFATSFLPFVENERVVLATPFAVWIR
- a CDS encoding zinc-ribbon domain-containing protein, yielding MHVQCESCATQYEFDDALVSGRGTTVKCSNCGYQFKVRKAGTDDQWLVTTADGSTFVYGSLRELQRAILSRQIDVSDLLERGGVAPRPIGQIAELAPFFDEKRRLSSVAPEADGPATERSVTPPPERPVAVDPDRTAATPARLLEEHLAATRTPVPPPPVAVPPIFATPGVPTLPGAGASPLASTLAMAPIRPRVGTEPDFLAHVPSPRSLEDLDGDDLPTRLADAPEPPGQASAPARIDTPYEPKVELAPEVSALPAPRDAWRSSVDSAAPMDRPIEVTSPLPPPARRIEAGPEEWTDSGVPRASKPRRSVGGLVVAAVVVLGIGGLAAYYVRTHPSEKVAVALDPKAEAFLAAGEKALTDGELDRAKENLDKASVLAEKHPRLLLGYAKLATARADVAWIQVLVAPDPGAVQPKARELAAAALESTDAALATAPDDPSVLRARIDALRASGQVDKARALVAKITSQGNQAETAYVLATLDMASPDPVWSTVLQRLRLAASSEGAGGRARAALVVALVRAGDLEGARGEVARLEAGAAGHPLVAPLRAYVDRSKGAPAASVASAEDGGVAGVDVSSLKALGAGAPTDPRVLVSQAEIARSHGKLDVAKRLYELALQKNPTDSEALTGLAHVAHAQRDVGTAKDAYKRALSQNPSYVPALVGLADVEWESGDRAAAQKSYREIVERFPESAYPMRVKVRADGQGPAAPQASAAPTASAPTTPAASTPPSDPPPQAPSAAPVPPAPSPKPEEPNP
- a CDS encoding HEAT repeat domain-containing protein — translated: MATKLDELFLAERTVRRLHAELASQGKKLVPEIAKRTRAALEEGDTDDAAATLVRLSVLLGEIEGPEAVDLLVDILGGESAEARAVAGEELENIAFERFKEVALGIERALARLPKDSPALTELPYLLAEVAEPGCVKLLGKFLAHSEGEVVASAIEALAELGDPTAAPLLAPLVRDGRQVEVDDEAEGLLVTIGELAHEARELLGEVETKQSGGKPPRR
- a CDS encoding M23 family metallopeptidase translates to MPPSHSPPKTSGFRAWLVAAAALLVLASGGYGRAHTGRTPPRAPEASEGAPEASPCPQGTLPDEGACVRAEALDTSEGAEKEAAPNGHHDRSGRWAIYEQIPKLPERPAAYEAYRYPVQPGLPGGKYVVSGYDLDQPDERQRRGRTLSHVGHGGLDLPQTKGAPVVLVALEHQQGDAEVLFTGRLFGTTVITRHTVREGGRTREYLVLFGHLDSIAPSVSPGVRLPEGAPVGGVGDTGSPQLVHLHLEVRRVREGVDLTKIAGGGALIAESVSVVCDPRNVLPLQ
- a CDS encoding protein kinase codes for the protein MIGRSLEGRYTIVSKLGAGSMGTVYRAKQHTMGREVAIKILRSDRALDESAKARFLREARANSLLASPNTVTVFDFGQSKTGELYLAMELLDGESLGQRLTRVGRLAVDAAIDTARQALRSLGEAHAKGIVHRDLKPDNLFFAKVLSGALIGDDSRTTTRHEEIVKVVDFGIAKMLREGDGPMNVVETQAGTVFGTPRYMSPEQAQGKPLDARSDLYSLGVILYQMLTGRPPFTDDDAIVVMARHIKTPPKLPTEVCPEADIPKEVEAAVMRALAKDPSDRPENAEAMAAELLAAAEATLAGTSGVRAMLTNAAGIPVPDSMRPPAMSVPPPPVAPAVAASASSRDGRGTAWFVAIGLGVVGIGVAAYLIASSSPKATVVPPVPSASAKAPTTVKTAPAASHSGAPTISVDSLPLVGQKPTASAPATTSATVAPPPTMTPAAAPSTTAKKPAPTPPSKPSAAPAPSATSKYGTLDP